Genomic DNA from Phyllostomus discolor isolate MPI-MPIP mPhyDis1 chromosome 12, mPhyDis1.pri.v3, whole genome shotgun sequence:
CCATGGTATGAAtacaaattgttattttaaaaattctattcacCACTAATTTAAGACAACTATGCTAGATTAAGTTGTTTCATACTACTTTATTTAGGGGGGAGTTCCATTTTTCACTCCTcaatagattttatgtatttctcaTATGCTTCTTCACTCATTAGTTCATCTAGTTCTGAAGGGTTACTCAATGTCATCTTGATCAGCCAACCTGCAACCAAAGTAAAAAAATCTTGTATCACAAATTACCTTTTAAAGGGTAAAAGTCAAATtcattcaaaatgtaaaatactttaaaaattttactttaaattacagtttacattcaatattattttgtattagtttcagatgtacagcatagtggttagacaatcatatactttgtaCAGTGATTCCCCCCAATATCTCAAgttcccacctggcaccatacatagttattacaatattattgactgtattacCTATGTTGTACTGTATATACCTGTgaccattttgtacctaccaattagtACGTCTTATTCTCTTCACTTCTACCCAGCTCTccaaccaccaccaccctctCTGGAAGTcaccagtctgttttctgtatctatcagttggtttctatttttttgttcatttattttgttctttagatcccGTATGTAAGTAAAATGATATACTTGtctctgtatgacttatttcacttaacataatatcctctaggtcatccatgctgtcacaaattaaGATTTCATtcgtttttatggctgagtgatattccattgtatatatgtaccaccatttttttatctacttgtctGTGGATAagcacttgagttgcttccatgtcttcacTGCTGTAAATAATGCacaatgaatgtaggggtgcatatattcttttgaattagtgatgTATACCCAGAggtagaactgctgggtcataaggtagttttTCACTATTAAGTTTTTGAGGggcctccatactgttttgcatggTAGCTATACCAAATCTGccttcctaccaacagtacaccaggattcccttttctccacatccttgccaacacttgttttaaaataaattttctactgCCTCAAAGTTGATATAGTATTCTTTACCTAACGGTACATAATTCTTTACTTGTTAAAAGAGCTTCACATTTTAGCCTCCGAATTAATATTCTTGcatatcacaattaaaaacaTTACAATTAGATAGATTCCGCTATAATAGATTGACAACTCTTAGGTCGTAGTAAGTATCGACAGAGGACACTGAAGACTTTACATAGGGATCCAAGCGTACAAGACCAGGTATAGCTTTCATTAACAAGAGGAACACCAACACTGTTAACTACTGATGTGGTGGACATTAGAAAGTAAAGCGTTAGAAGGGCTAGGTGACAGGCAACAGAGAACTACAACCTAATCCTAATCTTGCTGTCTGTTGGATGTGTGACCATAACAGATAAACCCTTTGGGGTCTcatttcatctacaaaatggagagAATTATTAGTAGCCTACCTCAATGGGTTACTGGAAAGATTAcgtgagaaaactgaaaattaatgAAGTACTCTATTACCACCTGAATCACATAATATAAATGCTTtatgtttgaaaagataaatattttacaagTGGTTGACACTAAGAACCCTGTAAAATAGGCAATGCTTTTATCAACAAAGATTTTAAACATAACTTTAGATATTCAGCtagtctgtgtttttctttttaaaagcagaacagctcatcctggctgatgtggctcagtggattgagcacctccctgtaaattgaaaggtcactggctagattcccactcagggcacacaaCTGGGTGGCAGGCCCGTTCTcaagttgggggcatgtgagagaggcaaccaatcgatgtatctctcacacattgatgtttctccccctctctctaaaaagaaatcaatcaatcaatcttaaaaaaaaaaaaaaatctctactaCTAAGAAGTGCAAAAAGACAAAGTCACTAGCAGCTAgatcttgcttttttctttttttttaagattttatttctgtatttttagacagggaagggaaggagaaagagagagagagaaacatcaatgtgcggttgctgggggtcatggcctgcaacccaggcatgtaccctgactgggagtcaaacctgtaATACTTAGATCTTGCTTTAAACTCTAGATTAAATGTTAACTGCAGcaataatccttttaaaaattcttaacaacTTACCATCTTCATAACAAGATTTGTTGACAAGTCCTGGATTTTCTGCAAGAGCTTCATTAATTTCAGTTACTTCTCCTGTTAGAGGAGAATAGAGTTCACTAGCAGCTTTCACACTTTCCAAAGCACCAAACTCATCtaaattgagaaaatgaaagaaaatattcaatgtCAAATTAATgacctaaaaatacaaaatatggaaAAGTAGTGACTTCTAATACAATCATGATAAAATTCTAAACATCTTCAATTACAAATAAAATCGTAGGTTTTGTCATGTTACTATCACCTATGAGAAGAATATAAATAGCCTCAATAAAGCAGACCTATCTCTTCTAGACAGAGTGAACAAATGGTGATGTATCCCAATACCAGATGTGCTCGAGTTCAGTGAAATGCAACCGTCTTTCAATTTGCTATggctcagaaaaatgaagatacaGTAACAGTACAGTACCTCAGACCAACCCTCCTACAGGTAACAGTTATAAACCCCAAATGGAGCACATGCAAAAGGCTCTGTAGAGTGATCAAACAGAGTCAATGCTTGAAAAGAGGGACTCGAACTGAGCAAGTTCGAGTCCCTCGAACTCGAATTCGTACTCAAATTCATACAATTTGTACCCTGATAACACCACCGTACCCAAATAGCACAGTATAACTATAACACAAATAGAAAACCAGTCTTATTTGTTTGAGGGGTCAGAAGGTAGAGTATGAAGCTGCCACGGTGGCTGGAAAATGAgggttgtctatgtccatgagtcctttttcctttttgctcaatccctccaccccctaacctctcccttcccagctatcatctatttccatttctttgcaaaagtctttcaatatatttataatagctaccTAAAGGTTTTCTGGTAATTCCATTAGTGGTGGTGATAGCTGGGGTTTATGAAAGGACAAaatagtaatggggaaaaaatacaataaagattaaaaagtaaatggaaattttaaaatgtacatttagaaCTGGAAagtataatatctgaaataaaacattcactGGATAGCATTAACAGCAAACTGGATACAGTAGAAGAAAGGGTCAGTGAACATGAAGAAAGATCATCTGAAATTAACCAATCtaaaaaacagtgtttttttttaatccttacccaaagattgcttattgattttagagaaagagggaatgggagagagaaacattgattggttgcctcttgtaatGCACCCTGACCACAGACTGAACTCTCAACCTaggtgtgcgccctgactggggatcaaacccacaacctttccgtttatgggacgatgctctaaccaactaagccacgccagccagggctaaagaacagatttttttttttaaggctgcaAAAATTAACAGTTTTAGTCACCTATAGGACAATATCAAGTGATCTAAAGTGAATGATGAGAATACAACACACCAAATTATTTGAGATATAGCTAAAATAATGCTTAGAAGGAGATTATTATCTTtagcttttgtttaaaaagaacatcttaagctctgggtggtgtggctcagtggatcgagtgccagcctgcaaaccaaagggtcacaggttcaattcccagtcagggcacatgcctgggttgtaggccaggtacccagtacaGGGTGCATGAAAGGTAACCAAATATTgaagttcctctccctctttctccttccccttctctctaaataaataaaatcttttaaaaaataaaaaaggtcttaataaagatattaaaaaagagagatgttCAGAAACTTATAATGTCCTGCTTGAGAGTAGCAGAGTGGGTACATAGTAAATAAAAGGACacgaggaaagaaaacaagacttccaaacaagatggcagtgtaggcagacatggctagCCTCTTCGCACAGCCACATCaaatattacaactaaaatataaaacaaccatcactcaggaatgacagaaatcgagctgaatcgcaagtctgacaactatggaattaaagaaatctcATCCACCCAGACTAGTAGGAGAGGCGCAGACACAGAAtggactggtcccacacccatgtggataaatatttgggggagagatctcaggagcaaggagtcccagccccacaccaggtcccccagcccagggttccagtgccaggaagaaagtccccacaacttctagctgcaaaaaccagtggggattgagacAGCGGAAGAAATTTCTGGTGCCCCAAgcatctcctcttaaagaacccacacactgactcacctactcagactcactctctctgagcacCAGCACCGGGGTAGCAGTTTtaaaggcaccagtggtacacagggGTAAACTGAAGTcactggcatcaaggcaagcagaggccaatTACAGTCGTCCTTCGCTATATCCACGACTTGTCAACAAGTCCTGGTTTTCTAAAACCCGCcatacagtgaagccgcaataagtgaaccaGGATATAGTGAGGGACAACTGTTTACCTCACTGGTAAATACCCATATATGggtattttatatgttgttaaaattatgtaggtttaagagtatagaaagtgtttaagagcatatgaagtgtttataggagtgtgggaaaggtttataggagtgtgggaagggtttataaatccttaaaatatatgtaaataacaaaataaatataacgccTTTACTTCATGGATTTTCACTTATTgcaggggtctctggaacgtaactcccgCAGTTGGTAAGGGATCACTGTATCCCTTTTCtaaccccccccccaacccccacagagccagcaagctggttccatatctgagactccatcaaccggGCTATCACTGTTTGACTGACCTTGGATATCCAcagaggctccaccccacccaacttatgggcatACCAAAGCTGCTTTTCATAAGAATGGCTGGTGTTGGCTCCTacatcctatcaaacaagcaacagctggcttcagtgagccctagcagcagccatagtagattcacagcttggctccacctgggaatctccaagcttagcacaagtagcagccatctcaggttgcctTACAGCTTAGGAAGGGTGCCcctggcaaaacacaggtgggggctgaccttggcctgcaccacccaggaaaccccagggccagcacacccagtggatagctacagaccatgctggagcaccaccaccctgcccctgcacagttgattcaccacagagggtagaggttggtggtcagtggtcacagccagtccttgcagctgactggcctgaataaatccctcccattgatcttctaacagcaaccaaggctcaactacaataggaggagGTACTGAGTCCACACGAAGTGTGctcctcaagtacccagcttggatgataggggagactgtgccactggaccctacaggacacccagtacattaggccacactaccaatacacagagtcaaagcagctctacccaatacatagaaacaaacacagggaggctgccaaaaggaggagacaaacagcccaaatgaaagaacacataaaaacttcagaaaaagagctagagtggagataagcaatctatcagatgcagagttcaaaacactggttataagaatgctcaaggaacttagggatgacttcagcagcataaaaaagacccagtcagaaatgaaggatacgctaactgaaataagaacaatttacagggactcatcagtggaggggatgaagccgaCGAATCAATGATCTGGGACACAAGGAAGCGAAAAACAACCACTCAGAataccaagaagaaaaaataattttaaaaaatgaggatggtataaacagcctctgggacttcaagaagtccaacatctgcatcacaggggtgccagagaaAAAGAGcatgaaactggaaatctatctgaaaaaccggtgaaagaaaacttcccaaactgaaggaagtagacatgaaagtccagggAAGCACAgggtcccaattatgatggatgcaaggaggcccactccaaggcacatcataattaaaaggccaaaggttaaagacagactcttaaaagcagcaacagaaaagaagttagttacaacatggttgccagatgggagaagggaaggggagaatggaagaagaggtgaggggattaagaagtacaaataggtagttacagaacagccatggggatgtaaagtataggaaatgaagtagacaaagaacttatatacaaatgacccatggacatgaacaatggtggtgGGATTGCCTGTGGGAGTAAGGGTGGGAGTAAGGGAGTAAGGGTTgttgggtggaagggggcaaaggaggaaaaatcaggacaactgtaatagcataatcaataaaatataatttaaaaaaagaaaacaagaacagtgTTTTGATGTACAGAAAAAAAGCTTATTAATCACAAGGTTTTTTACATCAGAAATGATCTCTAGGAAGACCTTCATAAAGAGGGATTTGACCAGCCAGGAAAttgagagacaggaagcagaaaaaGTTCAAGTAAAATAAATGCTGGAAAAAGTTTAAATGTAAGAAGACATGGCCAATACTGTCAAAgatacttagaaaataaattctgtagGGCTGTCTTCTATATGTCAAGGAATCCATGAATAAATATAGGTGGTACTACTGGCTAACATTTATCAAGCACTAATCTATGTCAGACATTATGctaaatttcatttaatactgACAAGTACAATGTAGGTAATATTATTATCATCCTAATTTATAGATGATACCTAGATTAAGCATTTTTCCCCAAATCACATAGCTGATATGCTGTGGACCAGGCTTAAAAACCAGGTTCTGACCCTTCGAAGCCCATATTCTTACTGCCTCTGAAGAAAAGTAGATTTTACCTTATAAACTTAATAGACCTCAATTATATTACACTGCAGTGATATGAGTGAGTGGAGTGGGGAGTGATGGTTCTAAGAGCCATTTTTCTCTACGTCTTACCCTCCATTATAATATCTACACATGTTCATTACTCTCTTTGCCATCATCCCTTACAGTCAGGGATGGCCAATGTAACCCAGATCTGGCTAATGAGATatgagagaacaaaaaaaaaaccgcctgtccttcttttcctgcttttggaCACTTGTTTGAGAAggtgatgcttttaagattttgctGCCATTTTGTGACCTGTGTATGATACATGGAGGCAGAAAAGTACCAAATGAGGTGCTGTCCTTGATGACCTTCACTGAGCCACTCGGCCAATCCTGTATTTACCTATGTCCATACTGCTTGTATTATAAGGTATAAATCCCTATTGACTAATCTACTTTTAAGTTTTCCTTCACTTGAGAAAAAGCACTGTAATTGATCTTGGGTGCATAAAAGTTATTAGGTAAGGAGGATCATGGCATGAATCATAACATACCAAGATGAGAAAAACACTTaccttgtttgttcagttttgtcCCAATTTCAGGCAGACTACAGTAAACGACATCTCCCAAAgcttcctaaaaacaaaacaaaacaaaaatcctctAAGAAATCAAATTAAACCTCTAAGTAAATAGGAATAAGCCAAACACCAAATCCCTTATAATTTCAGATAGTAGTACACATTTTACACTTgatgggccaatttttttttcttataacccttaaaacacaaaactattcTTAGCTCAGGACTTGCAAGAAAACAGGCTATGTAGCTAGATTTCCCACAAGCAGTAGTGACCCCCATTACAAACCATATGTCCCCCCAAAAACTATCtcctataaaaacaaatacactttGTGCTTTTTCACCTCTGCAGTTTTACTTAGGCCTTTTTCCTACTGCTTTTGCTGAAATCCTACCCATTGACTCTGAAAATCATAGTCCTCATGCCTTTGTCCTCCTTGAAGATCTTGATTCCAATAGGAAATGATCTATCAGGTGAGGGTTACCACACCCTGTACCACTCACATTATCCATCATATAATGTTTTGTATGTCATTTTCCATGTAGGTGATTACACTCATAGATAAGCTCCAGGAGGTGAGGACAACATACACAATACCTCACAAAGCACCTTATACTGGGCTTCAGTAGGTACACAGATATGCCAGTAGAGATATAGTTGTCACTGACTCTTAATACCTGATATTCCAACATTTCTAAAGAATATCGTATTTCCATCAGTTAAATCCTCTTTCCCTCTAGTATCCCACTTCCCAGACATCCAGGTGAAAATCACTGACCTGTTCTGCTACTtgacttgttttcttttacatcaggggtgtcatactcattttcaccgggggccacatcagcctcacagttgccttcaaagggctgaatgtaattttaggacggtataaatgtaattactacttaactaggggcaaggagttctacattcggccctttgaaggcaactgtgagactgatgtggcccccagtgaaaatgagtttgaaacccCTGTTTTACACAGTATTTCAAATATGGGATCAATGGGGACAGGGGAGTTAACAGAGAAATTGGACAAATAAAAGGTTTCCCCTCTGTGTAATCTGTGCCAGTCTAGGTTTCCCCTCTTCATGCTCCCCTGGTCATGTGCATAGCACTGTATCCTCAAAACACTGACAACTCTCTGCCCTGTACTTACtcttcctttcctgcctccttccttaaTTGCCCCAATATGAAACAAACATGTTTCTTTCTTGAGTatgattgatgtttttttctcaggGCCTGTAAAGAGCCCAAACTAATGGcagaataaacaaattttaaaaggcagaggCAATCCAATTTAGGTGAGAGCAGACTGTTTTAACTATTTCAAGACAATCCAATACCTGTGCAAAATTGCTGATTCCCACTGTTCCAATACCATTTTCTGTTGTTATCCATTCATGTTTCTCTGTGAATTTACGCACTAAAATAGAAGACCAATATTTCAGAAAAGCAGTAGCATCACTTCTTAAAAAGCACTTTTTACATCAATGCTGTCAAAAGGCAAAACTTTCCCAGTAATTGTGTCTGACTTACTGACGCTGCCTTTCAATAGTACACTGCCCCAGAAAAAACAGGTCATGTGAAAGGGGGGCACATCTCAACAGTGGTATTACTCAAAGACGGCTTGACATGAACACCGTGTGCATCTTCTGGAGGTTTGATCATCTGCTCTAATGTTACTTAGCCCAAATCACACAAAAAATTCTGGAGGACATTTCAAATGTATACTTATATACTAACTGGTCTGTCTTGAAGATAAAGTCTGTCCCTCTGAAGACAGATATGGAGTGATGAGGTTTCTGGAATGAGCACAGATGCTTATACATTACTtaacctaaaaaaataacaacttacCTCTTCAGAGCTGACCTAAGAGAGCTTCACTGCAACTTGGTTATAAAAGTGGAATTTACAGGAATGAAACCAACCTGGTACAATATAATTTGAACAAGTTCTTAAAAGTCCATTTTAATGGAATTCAGGCCTGCCCTGGAAGAAATAGGCTACCACCATTTAAAGAAGCAAACTACAAGATCAGAACTAATGGTCACCTCAGAGCTAAGCCATTTACTGGTGGAACATCAAGCTCTGCTGAACACTCATTGGACAGGTTAGCCCTTGGCTTTATGAGCTGCTTCTCTCAAAGACATGGTCGAACTATTATTATTCAAGGATTCCTGGATGGAAGACTGACCAAAGTTCAAGAGAtgtgaaaagaaattatttaggATTTAATATTAAAAGTACTTGCTTTAAGGaattaagtactttttaaaaagcatatgctatcttttatatatatgtataaatgtatatatataatctttccaAAGTGaactatttttccaaaaataatgcATCAGAAGTTAATTGGAAAATGGTTCACTAATTCCAATAtggttttaaagtatataaaccAGCCTTGCTGGTTTACCCTTTCCCCTTACCCAAAGACAGTTGTGCTTAAAACAGCACTTAACTGCTTTGATCACACAGTTCTGATATGCAACAGAATGTAAATACAGTATAGCTTATTATGTTGTTTTTCCCCAATCAataaaaagctttcattttataCTCGTCAGTGGAAGAAGTTGCAAAATTTGTCACAGAGAAATTTGCTTTACTTCATTCCACTTCAAATAACTGAATGCTTCAGATCAATCTGATCTTTCCATTAAAAATTGAAGGTTtggccctggcccatgtggctcagttggttggacatcatcctgcacaGTCCTgcgcaaaccgaaaggttgcaggtttgattctggatcagggcacatgcctgagcttgcaggtttggtcccaggttcAGCATGTAAGAGGTAATGATTCTTTCTCACATTTTTGATtcattctttccccttccctccctctctagaatcaatataAAAAACAGTTTAAGGTTTGTACTCAGTGTTCTGAAGGCAACATTGTCActgtcttttgtcttttcttgACCATTTCATAGTGCTTCTTAGAAGCTCTTTCCTCCTAGAAGCCTTGTCTTGCCCTTCAGGCCTGGGTTCCTGGGCCATTGAGCATGCTCCCATAGCACTCTgcactcctctcctcccaccctgacCCCTAAACACACTCATAGCACTTAATGTGCTACAGATATAGACCATTTGTCAATCTCCCCCAGGAAGTAGATTGTAAGTGCAACACAAGCAAGACCAGagtttatttcatttgcattCCCCCTTCTAAACACACTGCTTGACATACTGTAAACATTTATCAAGTTGCAGTGAAGTGATATTTAAGTAAGGGGACTCTGAGCAAAATATTCAGTACAGGGTCATTGGCAACAACTCTTAATTCTCCCTATTATTACCTTTCAACTCTAGAACTAGAAGTTTAAATCTAATATACCTTTTAAAAGGCTGGAGAACTATAAATACATGACTTTTCTCTGAGATTATTGTCCTGATTTTGGCCTTGCCATTTTACCTAATTGTAAAGATAATCTTAAGAATAAGATTCCTCTCACATTCAAATTAGCAACTAAGCAACCAATAGTTcagagcaggagtgtcaaactcccCAGTGGGGCCGATGGGGGCCACATCAgttttgtggttgccttcaaagggcccagtGTAATTTCAACTCTAACAGGAGTTAAAGGAGTtgagaagtagttacatttatacagtcctaaaattacctcagccctttgaaggcaactgcaatgctgatgtggcccctggtgaaaatgagtttgacacccctggtttagaggAAGAGACAGCAACATTACTAAGCTGAATGCACTCAGGTTCACCTAACATGAAGTCCATTTATGTCTTTTTCTAGGCTATGCTATTTAAGCTAAAGACAATGATTAGTACAATTCTTTAACCCTTGgcccaacaggaaaaaaaaaaaaaaagtggacagATTAGGTTAATAATTACTTTCTTACTGAGCTTTGAAAAACAGCTTTTGGTCTCAAAATTAGGCGTTTTGAGTAATTTATGAAAAGTTtgtattttccttccttcaaaGTCACTGGTCACATAAaaatacagggcctggcacaagtAACGCCCCAGCCTTTtcttacaaaatcacaagcatgtaattctgtaacatgacagtatcacattcaagcacaccatatgacattttaggtgaaatattcaaattaaaactataaacaattacacccatattattaccctaccaactacactcacACAGACGTTACTTCTGTCAGACCCTGAATATTAATATCAGTCAACTTTTTTACTGTTTACTTGATTCTATGAACTGAAACTTAAGTAACATTTATCAAGtacttattatgtgtcaggctATATGTACAATAGTTACACTGTATCATTCCATCCTCCCAAACACTCTG
This window encodes:
- the GCSH gene encoding glycine cleavage system H protein, mitochondrial isoform X2, which produces MKMALRAARSVRAAACSLRAVSAPPAPCAPRPWGLRASAVRTLHSGLNLLSVRKFTEKHEWITTENGIGTVGISNFAQEALGDVVYCSLPEIGTKLNKQDEFGALESVKAASELYSPLTGEVTEINEALAENPGLVNKSCYEDGWLIKMTLSNPSELDELMSEEAYEKYIKSIEE
- the GCSH gene encoding glycine cleavage system H protein, mitochondrial isoform X1, with the translated sequence MPQPLCCGLGSRGKRPGARAVAASRLFLAGASAAGYWRIQVALSFFVTLEIISICGYRGPLRKFTEKHEWITTENGIGTVGISNFAQEALGDVVYCSLPEIGTKLNKQDEFGALESVKAASELYSPLTGEVTEINEALAENPGLVNKSCYEDGWLIKMTLSNPSELDELMSEEAYEKYIKSIEE